The genomic segment CGCCGCTCGCCGCCGACCGGGCCGCGACACTGATGGGCTTTCCGCTGGTCGAAGCCGAGGCGATGCCCGACATCGCCGCCGGCAGCCACGCCATCGCCTTCGGCGACTTCAAGCGCGGCTACCTCGTCGTGGACCGCGTCGGTCTGCGGACCCTGCGCGATCCCTACTCCGCCAAGCCCTACGTGCTGTTCTACACCACCAAGCGCGTCGGCGGCGGGGTGCAGGACTTCGCCGCGATCAAGTTGCTTCGGTTCGCCTGATCGCTCTCAGTACATCCGCCGCCGGCCGGGCCGGGCCATCCACTCGGTGCGCCCGGCCTGCGCCGCCGCCATGTCGGCGGTCATCGCTTCCATCTCGGCGGTGCGCGAGGAAATCCAGCTCGCGTGCTCGCCGGTGGGGGTGACGGCGGTGAAGCCGCCGCAGGCGGTGCGGGCGCGCCGGTCCTGACGCATGGCGCCGCTCGACCAGCTCACGACGCCGACCATTTGGCCGCCGCGCAGGATCGGGCCTCCGGAATCACCAAGGCACGCGCCCGCGCCGGCGGTTTCGGCCATGCGGCGCGAGTCGGTTACGACCGTGACGCGGTTGGCGACCTGCAACGAGCCGATCGACACGAGATGCGCAGTGCGCAGCGTCCGCGCGGTGTTGCGGCGGTTCTCGGCGAGCACGCCGAAGCCGGCGATGTCCACGTTGTCGCCCGTGGTGATCGAACCGCCGCGGGGATCGAGCGGGCGGAAGCCGGCGCCGACCGGCTGCTCCAGCTTGATCAGGGCGAGGTCGATGCCGGGCTGCTCCTCCGGCGTCGTGCCAGGGACGAATTCGGGATGCATCGAGACCGCGACCGCCCGCAGGCGGCGCTGGCGGAAATTCGGATCGACCACGACGACGTTGTAGCCGGCCTTGTGCATTACGCAGTGGGCCGCCGTCAGCACGATGTCCTGCGCGATCAGGGTGCCCGAGCAGATCTCGCCCTGCGTGCTCTCGATGCGCACCACCGAGGCGCGAAGCCCGCCGGGATCACGGGAGGTGCGGCCCTCGACCACCGCTTGCGCCGAGAGGGGGACGAGACCCAGCAAGGCACCGAGCACGCACGCGCGAAGAGGGCTCGCAACCATCTTTTTTGTTCTCCCAGGGCCCTGGCGCGGTGCGCCGGATTCCATGAATGAATCCCGGACCGGTTGAAGCGTATCCGAAGGCAATTCGGCGGCCAAGGTCCGGTTCCTCATGGGCCGCGGCGCGCGGATCACGATCGGTCAAGGACGTCACCAGCGCGCGGAGGCACCCCAGCCGGACAGCGTCCGGTCGATCCAGTCCCGTTGCGGCCCGAGCAGGATGCCTTGGGTCAGGCCGCCGCAGGCATCCTTCACCCATGCGGCGACCGCGACCACCGCCGCGCCCTCAAGGATCGGCCCGCCGGAATCGCCCTGGCAGCCGCCCGCCCCCGGTGCCTTCAGCCAAACCAGGATGCGGCTCGGGCCGTAGGGCTCGACGACATTGAGCGTTGCGCCGCGATAGGGGCCGATCGAGCGACGGTCGCCGCCCCGCGCGGCGCCGAAGCCGGCGAGCGTCAAGCTCTGGCCGGCCCGCGGCATCGCGGCGCTCAACGCGGCTGGCACGAACCGGGCGGGCAAGGGCTCGCGGGTGCGCAGCAGCGCGAGGTCGATAGAGCGGGTGCGCCCGCGGATGGCATCGCCGTCATAGGCCGGATGCAAGCTGCGGGCAGCTGTCTCGGCCAGCACCGGGCGGCCTGCTTCGTCGCGGTAATGGACGCGGTTCTCGCCCACGCCCGCCACGCAATGGCCGGCGGTGAGCACCGCGTCTGGCGCGACGACGATCCCTGAGCAGACCCCGCCGCCGGAGGTCAGCACCATCACCGCCGAGGCCGCGCCCGGCACCTCCGCGCCCTCCCGGCCGCCGACGATGGCGGTCGCCGGCGTGGCCGCGAGCAGGAGCGCGAGGGCCGCCGCCCCGAGGCCAAGGCCTGCACTGCGCGGAAGAGATGGGTTCGACGCGCGCATCGATTGCGAAAAACGCTTTCAGGAGAGGCTGGCATGACCCCGATACGCGTCGAGGAGATCGGCGTCGAGCCGGTGACCATGGCCGAGATGCGCGGCTATCTCCGGCTGTCCTCCGACGAGACCGCCGAGGACGCCTTGATCGCCCGCCTGATCCCGGCGGCGCGGGCGGCGGTCGAGGCGGCCGCGCGCCGGCTGCTGCGGCCCGCCCGCTTCCGGGTGGTGCTGGCGGCCTGGCCCCGGCTCCGGCTGGTGCCGCTGCCGCTGAGCCCGCTCGTTGCGGTGCTTCGCGCCGGCCTGGTCGATGGGCGCGGTACCCTCACCGAGATCGAGCCGGGCCCGATCCGGGTCGGCCCCGATCCGTGGGAGGCGCCCTGCCTCCTGTTCGGGCCGGACCTGCCGCCGCTCGGCACGGCCTCCGCGCTGGTCGAGGTCAGCGCCGGCTGCGGCGGCGAGGGGCCGCCGGTCCCCGAGCCGCTGGTTCAGGCCCTGCGCCTGACGATCGCCGACTGGTTCGAGAACCGGGGCGATGCGGGCGGCGACGGCGCGCCCCGGCCGCTGCCGCCCGAGGCGGTGGGGCTCGCCGCCGCCTGCCGCCGGATGCGGCTCTGACCTGACCCATGGAGACCGACCATGACACACAGGCCGCTCGGCGCGCGGCGGCGTCGCCTCGTGCTCGAAATGCCGGTGGACGAGCCCGACGGGTTCGGCGGCCGGCTCCGTCCCTACGTCGCCGGACCGGTGCTGTGGGGCTCGCTGGAATCGCTCGGCAGCGCCGCCGCGCCCCGTGGCGGGCGCACCGACCGGCCTGGCCTCTACCGCGTCGGCCTGCGCTACCGCCCCGGCGTCACCCCGGCCATGTGCTTCGCCGACGGGCCCCGCCGCTTCGCGATCCGCGCGGCCGATGACCCCGATGGGCGCCGCCGCGACCTCGTCTGCGAGGTGGAAGAGGTGATCGAGGAGGCTTCCCCGTGACGCGTTCGAGCCCGCTGCTGGCCCTGCGGGCCGGCCTTCTCGCCCACCTTGCTGCGGATACGCCGCTTGCCGCGCTGATGGGCGGCCGCCTGCGGCTCTACGATGAGCCGCCGCGGGGTGCCGCCCCGGTCTATGCGCTGTTCGGACCGAGCGAAGTGAGCGACGATTCCGTCGATGGTGCGCAGCGCCACCGCCACGCCTTCGCGCTGACGGTCTTCGCCAAGCCCGGCTCGGCCCGCTCGGCCCTGGAGGTGGCCGAGCGGATCGCCGCCCGCCTCGACGAGGCCGACCTCGCCGTGAGCGGCCACGCCCTCGTCCTTCTGCGCCTCAAGAGTCTCGCCGGCCTGCGCGACGAGCGCACCGGTGAGGCGCGCGCGACCCTTTCCTTCGAGGCGGTGACCGAAGTCGCCGCCTGATTTTCCTCGAAAACGCCGGAGCCGCGAGCATGAGCGCACAGAGAGGCAGGGACCTCCTGGTCCGCGTCAGCAACGGGAGCGGCGGCTTCGTCGCGGTGGCGGGCCTGCGCGCCCGTCAGCTCGCCTTCAACGCCGAGACGGTGGACGTCACCAACGCCGATTCCGCCGGGCGCTGGCGTGAGCTGCTGGCCGGGGCGGGCGTGCGCCGCGCCGCGGTCGCCGGATCGGGCGTGTTCCGCGACGAGGCCTCCGACGCACGCCTGCGCCAGATGTTCTTCGATGGCGTGATCGGCCTGTTCCAGATCGTGGTGCCGGATTTCGGCACGATCGAGGGCCTGTTCCAGATTACGAGCCTTGAATATCGCGGCGAGCATGCGGGCGAGGTGACCTTCGACATGGCCCTCGATTCCGCCGGCCCCTTGAGCTTCGCGGGGGCATGACGATGGCCAACCGCCGCCGCGGCGAGGTGCCGCTGACCTTAGGCCAGGAGCGCTACACGCTCTGCCTCACCCTCGGCGCGCTCGCCGAACTGGAAGACGCGCTCGCCGCGGGCGACCTCGCCGGCCTGGCCGAGCGCTTTGCCGGCGGGCGGCTCGCCGCCCGCGACGTGATCGCGCTGCTCGGCGCGGCGCTCCGCGGCGGCGGCCATGCCCTCGATGACGAGGCGGTCGCACGGCTGCCGCTCTCCGGCGGATTGGCGGCCGTGACCGCAGCGCTCGGGGAGGCGCTGGTCGCGGCCTTCGGTGAGGCTCCGCCCGCGGACCCTTGACCCTCGCGGGAAGCCACGCGCCGGAGACGCCCGTCTCCGCCTTCCCGTGGGATGCGGTGCTGACGCTCGGTCTCGCGACCCTGCGCTGGCGCCCGCGCGATCTCTGGGCCGCCACGCCCCGCGAACTGGCCGCGGCCGCGGGCCTGACCCGCCCGGCGCCCGACGCGCCGAGCCGGGCCGATCTCGAACGGCTGCTCGCCGCCCATCCCGATCCGGGGACCCCGTGATGACCGACAGCGACCGCAGCACGGCCGAGCGCGCCAGGCAGCTCGAAACCCTCGACCGGCTGGCCCAGCGCTTCGGCCACAGCCTGCCCTCGGCCTTCGACCGCAATCTCAATGCCGGGCGCCAGCTCGACGGCGTGCTGGCCTCGCTGGCGAGCAAGCTTTCCAACGTTGCGGTCAAGGCGGCGCTGGCGCCGGTCAAGGCGGGCGTGACGAGCCTCGTCAACAGCCTGCTGAGCGCGGCCTTGGAGGGCGGCGGCACGACGGCGCTCGCCAAAGGCGGCATCGTCTCCGACGGGCGGATCGTGCCGTTCCGCCTCGGCGGCGTTCTCGGCGGGGGACGGGTGCGCCCCTTCGCGGCCGGTGGGGTCGTGGCGGCACCGACCTACTTTCCGCTTGCCGGCTCTGACGGCGGCACCGGCCTGATGGGCGAGGCCGGGCCGGAGGCGATCCTGCCGCTCAGGCGCGGCAGCGACGGCCGCCTCGGCGTCGCCGCGGGTGGAGCCGAGCGTCCGGTCGCGGTCACCGTCAACATCGCCACGCCGGACATCGAGGGCTTCCGCCGCTCCGAGGCTCAGATCGCTGCCCGCCTCGCCCGCGCCGTGGCACGCGGCCGCCGAGCGCTCTGAGGAGCACCGCCATGGCATCCGACTTTCACGAGGTCCGCTTTCCCCTCGATGTCGCCCTGCGCGGCAGCGGCGGCCCGGTGCGGCGCACCGAGATCGTCACGCTGGCCTCGGGCCGCGAGCACCGCAACAGCCGCTGGGCCGATTCGCGCCGCCGCTACGATGCCGGGCTCGGCATCCGCACCCTCGACGCCCTGCACGCGGTGCTCGGCTTCTTCGAGGAGCAGCGCGGGCGCCTCTACGGGTTCCGCTACCGCGACCGGGTCGATCACCGTTCCGGCCCGCCCTCGCGACCGCCTGAGCCGACCGACCAGCGGATCGGCACCGGCGACGGCACGACCCGCATCTTCGCCCTGGCCAAGACCTACGGGAGCGGCCCGGAGGCCTATCGTCGGGCGATCGCCAAGCCGGTGGCCGGCACTGTGCGCGTGGCAGTGAACGGTGCCGAGGTGGCGGCCCCGAAACTCGCCGTCGATCCAGTCACGGGCCGGGTCACCTTCGCCGCCGACGCGGCGCCGCCGCCGGGCGCCGCCGTCACGGCCGGTTTCGAGTTCGATGTGCCGGTCCGCTTCGACACTGACGAACTCACTGTGGACCTCGCCGCCTTCACCGCCGGCGAGGTGCCGCGCATCCCGCTGATCGAGATTCTGCCCTGAGGGAAAGCCCATGCGCGCCGTCCCGCCCCGTCTCGCGGCCCGCCTAAAGGGCGGCGCGACCACGCTCTGCCGCTGCTGGGCCCTGCGCCGCCGCGACGGCCTCGTCCTCGGCTTCACCGACCACGACCGCGATCTCGTCCTCAGTGGCGTGACCTACACCGCCCGCAGCGGGCTGGAGGCGGCCGAGGCCAGCGCGGAACTCGGTTTTGCCGTCGGCGGCGGCGAGGTGGCCGGGGCGCTGACCTCGGCCGGGATCACGGAAGCCGACGTCGCGGCGGGGCTCTATGATGGGGCCGGGGTCGAGACCTGGCTGGTCGATTGGGCCGAGCCCGAGGCGCGCCTGCTCCTCGACGTGGCGACCCTGGGCGAAATCCGCCGGGAAGGGGGCGCCTTCGTCGCCGAACTGCGCGGGTTGATGCACCGCCTCGACGTCACCGTCGGGCGCAGCTTCCGCGCCGCCTGCGACGCGGAACTCGGCGATGCCCGCTGCCGCCTCGATCTCGCGGACCCGCGCTTCCGCGCGACCGGCACCGTACGGGCCGCGTCCGAGCCCGGCCGGCTCAGCGTCGCGCTGGCGGGGAGCTTCGCCGTGGGTTGGTTCTCCGGCGGTCGTCTGACCTGGGACACGGGCGCCAATGCCGGACATGCCGCGGATCTGCGCGGCCATCGCCGCGACGGTGCGGCGACGATCCTCGACCTGTGGGATCCGCCGCCGCGCCCAGTTGTGACCGGCGATACCTTCACGCTCGTCGCGGGCTGCGACAAGAGCCTCGCCGCCTGCCGCGGAAAGTTTGCCAACACCCTCAACTTCCAGGGTTTTCCGCACATGCCCGGCAACGACTTCGTGCTGCGCTCCGGGCCTGAGGCCGGCGCGCGCCTCGACGGCTCCAGCCTGTTCCGGTGAGGCCATCATGGATGACGACGTCTCGCCGCTCGCCGGACGGATCGTGGCGGAGGCCCGCAACTGGGCCGGAACGCCCTACCGGCACCAAGCCTCGCTGAAGGGCGTCGGCTGCGATTGTCTCGGCCTGCTGCGCGGGGTCTGGCAGGCCGTGCTCGGCCCCGAGCCGGAAGAGGCGCCGCCCTACGCCGCCACATGGGCCGAATCGGCCCTCGACGGTGCCGACCCGCTGGTCGCCGCCGCGCGGCGGCACCTCGTGCCGATCACCGGACCGTTGGCCGCCTATCGGCCCCGGGCCGGCGATGTCCTGCTCTTCGCGTTTCGCGCACATTTGCCGGCAAAGCACTGCGCCATCGCCACCGGGTCGGTGGCGATGATCCACGCCCATGCTGGCGCGGCGGTGACCGAGGTTGCGCTCACGCCGTGGTGGCGGCGCCACCTCGCTCACGCCTTCCGCTTTCCCGATCCGCCCTGACCCTTTCACTGAGAGGCACCGCCATGACGACGCTCGTCCTGCAAACCGCCGGCGAGGCGGTCGGCACTGCGCTCGGCGGCCCCATCGGCGGAATGATCGGGCGCGTGGCCGGCTCGGCCGGGGGCGCGGCGCTCGACGGCGCGCTGTTCGGCACCGGCACGAGCCCGCGCTTCGTGGACGGCCCGCGGCTGACCGAACTCGGCGGCCTCGCCTCCACCGAGGGCGCGCCGGTGCCGCGCGTCTACGGCCGGGCCCGCATCGGCGGCACCCTGATCTGGGCGACGCGCCCGCTCGAGGTCGCCAACACCACCGTGGAGCGATCCTCCTCCGGCTCGAAGGGTGGGGCGGGCGGCCAGAAAACCGTGCGCACCGCCTACAGCACCTTCATCGATCTCGCCGTCGGGCTGTGTGCGGGCGAGATTGCCCTGGTCCGCCGGATCTGGGCCGATGGCAGCGAACTCGACCTGACGACGCTCAATTGGCGCGTTCATACCGGCTCGGGGACGCAGGCACCCGATCCGCTGATCGTCGCCAAGGAAGGCGCGAACAACGCGCCGGCCTATCGCGGACTTGCCTACATCGTGTTCGAGCGGCTGCCGCTCGCCGCCTTCGGCAACCGCATTCCGCAATTCGCCTTCGAGGTGATCCGCCCCGTCGCCGGGCTGGCGAGCAAGGTCCGCGCGGTCTGCCTGATACCGGGCTCGACCGAGTTCGGCCTCGACCCGCTCGCCGTCAGCGAGGATGCGGGATTCGGCGCTACGAAGCCGGCAAACCGTTTCCAGTTTCAGGGCGCGAGTGACGTTGTCGCCTCGCTCGATGCGCTTCAGGCTTTGTGCCCGAGGCTCAAGCGCGTCTCGGTGGTGGCAAGCTGGTTCGGCGACGATCTGCGCGCCGGGCACTGCACCGTGACGCCGCGGGTCGACGCGACGGCGAAGGCGACGACGGGCGAGCCCTGGTCCGTTGCCGGGCTGAACCGCGCCGCGGCGCAGGCCGTCTCCCGCTCCGGTGAGACGGCCGCCTATATGGCGGTACGCCGTCCGATGCCGGGCTAGGGCGGCTGGTGGCGGAGCTGACCCGCCGCGGCCTCGCGGTGGTGCTCTATCCCTTCGTGATGATGGATGTGCCGGCCGGCAACGCCCTGCCGGACCCGTACCGGCCCGGCGAAACGCAGCCGGCTTACCCTTGGCGCGGGCGCATGACCTGCGATCCCGCTCCCGACCGGGCCGGAAGCCCGGACGCGACCGGCGGCGCGGCCGATCAGGTCGCGGCCTTCTTCGAGGGGCGGCAGGGCTATCGGGCGATGATCCTACACTATGCCGGCCTCGCCGCCGGCTGGGCGGCGGCGGGAGCGCCGCTCGCGGGCTTCGTCCTCGGTAGCGAGTTCGTGGGCCTCACGCGGGTGCGCGGACCGGCCGGCGCCTATCCGGCGGTCGCGCAGCTCCGGCGCCTCGCCACGGAGGTGCGCGCCCGCCTCGGCCGCGATGTCAGCCTCGTCTACGCCGCCGACTGGACCGAGTACGGCGCCCATGTCCGCGACGGCGGCGCCTCCGTGCGCTTCCCCCCTCGATCCGCTCTTTGCCGATCCGGCCATCGATGCCGTCGGCATCGACTACTACCCGCCGATTTCGGATTGGCGCGACGGGTCGGATCATCGCGACGCGGCGGACGCCGGCAGCCTCTACGACCGCGCCTATCTCAAGAACCGCCTCGGGGCAGGCGAGGCGTTCGACTGGTACTACGCCAGCCCCGAGGATCGCGCCGCGCAACGCCGTACGCCGATCACCGACGGCGCCCACGGGAACCCGTGGATCTACCGGGCCAAGGATCTCGTCGCGTGGTGGTCGAACCCGCATGTCGAGCGGGCCGGCGGCGTCGAGACCGGGCCGACGGCCTGGATGCCGGGCGCCAAGCCGATCTGGCTCACCGAGATCGGCATCCCGGCGGTCGATCGCGGCACCAACGGGCCCAACGTCTTCCCCGATCCGAAATCGTCCGAGAACGCCGCTCCGCCCTTCTCCCGCGGCTGCCGCGACGACCTGATCCAGGCCCGCGGCCTCGACGCGATCCTCTCGCGCTTCGATCCTGGATCTGAGGGTTTTGAGCCGGCTCATAATCCAGTCTCGCCCCTCTATGGCGGCCGGATGATCCCGGCCGAAGACATCTACGTCTGGGCCTGGGATGCCCGGCCGTTTCCGGCTTTCCCCGATTTCACGAGCCTGTGGTCGGACGCCGCCAACTGGGCTCTCGGCCACTGGATCACCGGCCGGATCGAGGGGCTGGAACTCGACCGGCTGATCGCGGCGATCCTGGCCGATCTCGGCATCGAGGCGCCCCTCGACATCGATGCCGCCGGATTCCTCGATGGGGCCGTGCTCGACCGGTCGCTCTCCGCCCGCGAGGCGCTGGAGCCGCTCGCCCGGCTGTTCAACCTCGACGTCTCGGTCTCCGGGGGCACCCTGCGGATTCGCGACGGGCGCACGCGCGCGCCCGCCATGCTGGACGCGGGCGACCTCGTTCTCGGCGAGGGCGAGGCGGCGCCCCTGCGCCGGGTGCGGGCGCAGGAGAGCGAGTTGCCGCGCTCCGTCACGATCGGCTTTTCCGACGGCGAGAGCCCGGATTACCGCCGCGCCACCGCATCTGCCGCACGCCCGGCCGGCGCGCGGCGGCAGGAGGTGCGCGTTGAGGCGGCCATCGTCACCCGGCGCGACGCCGTGCAGGCGCTGGCGGAGGCCGTCCTCGACGCGGCGCTCGCGGGCCGGGATACGGCCGCCTTCGGGGTGAGCCCACGCCGGATCGATCTGGAGCCCGGCGATGTGGTGGCACTCCCGGACGCGGACAGCGGGACGCTTCACCGGATCGTGCGAATCGACGACGCACCCACGGGCCGCCGGATCGAGACCCGGGCCGTGCCGTTGCCTCGGTCCGATCGCGCACCCACCACGCCGGCCCCGAGAACGGGCCGGAGGCCGCCGGCGGTGCCGGGGCCGGTCTTCGCCCTGCCGCTCGTTCTGCCGGTGGAGCGCGGCGACCCGGTGCCGCTCGCCTATCTCGCGGTCTCGGCCGATCCCTGGCCCGGTGCCGTCGCGGTCTGGCGCTCGGCCGGCGAGGGCGCGCCGTTCGCGCTCCACCGCACCCTCGACCATCCGGCCTGCCTCGGCCGCACGCTGACCCCGCTGCCGCCGGGCCCGCTCTGGCGCTTCGACCGCAACGCCCGCCTCGACGTCACCCTGCGCCACGCGGACGGGTTGAGCGCCATCGGCGAGGCCGCCGCCCTGGCCGGCGGCAACCTGTTCGCTCTGGTCGGCGCGGACGGGGCGGTGGAACTCCTGTCCGCGGCCAGGGTCGAGCTGATCGGGTCCGGCACGTGGCGGCTCTCGGGCCTGCTGCGGGGCTTGGCCGGCAGCGAGGCCGCCGCCGGCCGTTCGGCGGGCACGGGCAGCCTGATCGTGCGCCTCGACGACGGTGCCGTCCGGCCCCTCGTCGATCGGCTCGACGAGGTCGGCCGCCGCTTCCTCTACCGGGTCGGCCCGGCGGAGCGCGATCCGGCCGATCCTGCCTTCGTCGGTTTTGCGGCGACGGCCGACCTGACCGCCTTCACCCCGTTGAGCCCGGTTCACCTGCGCGCCCGACGCGAAGCCGAAGGCATCCGCTTCCATTGGACCCGGCGGGCGCGGCGCGATGCCGACGCCTGGGAGCCGGCCGACCTGCCGCCGGGCGAGGGGGCGGAGGCCTACCGCCTCGACATCCTCGCCGAGGACGGGCGGATTCTGCGCAGCCTGAGCACCGCCACGACGAGCGTGCTCTACGCCCGCGCCGACGAGATCGCCGATTTCGGCACGCCCCGCACCGAGATCGACGCCGCTTTGGTGCCGATCGGTCCGCTCGCCGGCCCCGGCCCCGCCCGCCGGGCACGGGTGAGCCTGCGGACCGTCTGACACCTGACATTTCCGGAGTGGCCCATGGCCGACACGACCCCGAGCCTTGCCCTGCCGCTGATCGCGGGAGGGCAGGCGCAGAAGCACGTCACCCACAACGAGGCCCTGGCGCTGCTCGACGCGCTGGTGCAACTCGCCGTCCTCGACAAGGACCGGGCCGCCCCACCCGCGAGCCCCGCCGAGGGCGACCGCTACCTGATCGTCTCGGGCAACCCGAGCGGGGCCTGGACCGGCTGGGCCGGGCGCATCGCCCGCTTCCAGGACGGTGCGTGGCTGTCCCTCAAGCCGCTTGCGGGCTGGACGGCCTATGTCGCCGACGAGGCCGAACTCTATACCTTCACCGGCTCGGCCTGGATGCCGTTCCGCGCGACGATCACCGCCCTGGACAATCTGACCCGCCTCGGGCTCGGCACCGGGGCGGATGCGGACAATCCCTTCGCGGCCAAGCTCAACAAGGCGCTCTGGACCGCGCTGACGGTCGCGGAGGGCGGCAGCGGCGATCTGCGCTACACCCTGAACAAGCAGGCGGCCGGCAACACCCTCTCCCTGCTGATGCAGACCGGGTTCTCCGCCCGCGCCGAGATCGGCCTGACCGGCGACGACGACCTTCGTGTGAAGGTCTCCCCGAATGGCGGCGACTGGTTCGAGGCGCTGCGGATCGGGCGCGAGACGGGGCGGGTCGCCTTTCCCGGTCGGATCACCGTCGCGGACGTGCCGGTTCTGACGGCACAGGTGATCGCCGGCAACAGCGGGCCGGGCTCCATCCCGGCCGGGGCGACGCGGTACTTCACCAACGCCCTCGTCGGCGGCCACCCCAGCGTGGTCTACGCCGCCGCCGGCCGGCGGGGGCGGTTCCGCGATCTGCGGGTCGTGACGCAGGGCGCGCCGGGCGCCGGTCAGAGCTGGACCGTCACGCTCCAGAACCTGTTCACCGGCACGGCCCTGACCTGCACGATCGCCGGCGCCGGTTCCAACCAAGCGGCCGACCTCGTCAACAGCGCCGTCTTCGAGGCGGCGGACCGCTGGTGCCTCAAGATCGTGTCGAGCAGCGGGGCGCAGCCCACGACCAACATCCTGTTCTCGCTGCTGTTCGAGGGCCTGGATTAGAGCGCATTCCGACGAAGTGCTGACCGGTTCGTCGAAAGAATGCGCGGTAAAACAATGACCTAGAGACGCCGGCCGCCGAGCCCGCCCCTCGACCCATCCCCTCAAGACCGGAGATTGACGATGGACCTCAGTGCCGTCGGCCGCGCCGTGCTGATCGCCCGGGAGGGGCGACGGTTGGAAGCCTACCGCGACAGCGTGGGGGTCTGGACCATCGGCATCGGCCACACCGCCGCCGCCGGGCCGCCCGTGCCGCGGGCGGGCCTGCGCATCGAGGCCGGGGAGGCGGACGCGATCTTCACCCGCGACGTGGCGGCCTTCGTCCGCACCGTCGCCGAGACGATTCCCGA from the Methylorubrum extorquens genome contains:
- a CDS encoding protein of unknown function (Evidence 5 : Unknown function), which gives rise to MAELTRRGLAVVLYPFVMMDVPAGNALPDPYRPGETQPAYPWRGRMTCDPAPDRAGSPDATGGAADQVAAFFEGRQGYRAMILHYAGLAAGWAAAGAPLAGFVLGSEFVGLTRVRGPAGAYPAVAQLRRLATEVRARLGRDVSLVYAADWTEYGAHVRDGGASVRFPPRSALCRSGHRCRRHRLLPADFGLARRVGSSRRGGRRQPLRPRLSQEPPRGRRGVRLVLRQPRGSRRATPYADHRRRPREPVDLPGQGSRRVVVEPACRAGRRRRDRADGLDAGRQADLAHRDRHPGGRSRHQRAQRLPRSEIVRERRSALLPRLPRRPDPGPRPRRDPLALRSWI
- a CDS encoding putative phage cell wall peptidase (Evidence 3 : Putative function from multiple computational evidences; PubMedId : 12620121; Product type e : enzyme); protein product: MDDDVSPLAGRIVAEARNWAGTPYRHQASLKGVGCDCLGLLRGVWQAVLGPEPEEAPPYAATWAESALDGADPLVAAARRHLVPITGPLAAYRPRAGDVLLFAFRAHLPAKHCAIATGSVAMIHAHAGAAVTEVALTPWWRRHLAHAFRFPDPP
- a CDS encoding conserved protein of unknown function (Evidence 4 : Unknown function but conserved in other organisms): MADTTPSLALPLIAGGQAQKHVTHNEALALLDALVQLAVLDKDRAAPPASPAEGDRYLIVSGNPSGAWTGWAGRIARFQDGAWLSLKPLAGWTAYVADEAELYTFTGSAWMPFRATITALDNLTRLGLGTGADADNPFAAKLNKALWTALTVAEGGSGDLRYTLNKQAAGNTLSLLMQTGFSARAEIGLTGDDDLRVKVSPNGGDWFEALRIGRETGRVAFPGRITVADVPVLTAQVIAGNSGPGSIPAGATRYFTNALVGGHPSVVYAAAGRRGRFRDLRVVTQGAPGAGQSWTVTLQNLFTGTALTCTIAGAGSNQAADLVNSAVFEAADRWCLKIVSSSGAQPTTNILFSLLFEGLD